One Devosia lacusdianchii genomic window carries:
- the rpsA gene encoding 30S ribosomal protein S1 has translation MADLGLNLKPPVQRRRYLAQQTVTKEDFESLLMDSFVDNEPLEGAVVKGTVVAIEKDLAIIDVGLKTEGRIALKEFGQAGRDGTITVGSIVEVYVDRVENAAGEAVLSREKARREESWVKLEEMYNNNERVEGTIFNQVKGGFTVDLEGAIAFLPRSQVDIRPIRDIAPLMNVPQPFQILKMDKRRGNIVVSRRAILEESRAEQRSEIVQQLEEGQVVDGVVKNITDYGAFVDLGGIDGLLHVTDIAWRRVNHPSEVLTIGETIKVQIVRINHESHRISLGMKQLQADPWDGIEAKYPIEAKFTGRVTNITDYGAFVELEPGIEGLIHVSEMSWTKKNVHPGKIVSTSQEVEVVVLEVDPDKRRISLGLKQTLQNPWESFAEKFPVGSVIEGEVKNKTEFGLFIGLDGDVDGMVHLSDLDWQKSGEIALEDYNRGDMVSAKVLDVDVEKERISLGIKQLATGEVADTAGSEGGIKKGSVVTGTVIEVNDGGIEVRIADSEMTAFIRRADLSRDRNDQRPERFSKGEKVDARVTQYDRKTQRIQLSIKALEIAEEKEAVAAYGSSDSGASLGDILGAALKDRDTK, from the coding sequence ATGGCGGACCTCGGTCTCAACCTCAAGCCCCCGGTGCAACGGAGAAGATATTTGGCACAGCAAACTGTGACGAAAGAAGATTTTGAATCGCTGCTGATGGACTCGTTCGTTGACAACGAGCCGCTAGAGGGCGCCGTCGTCAAGGGCACCGTCGTTGCGATCGAAAAGGACCTGGCGATCATCGACGTCGGTCTCAAGACCGAAGGCCGTATCGCGCTGAAGGAATTCGGCCAGGCCGGCCGTGACGGCACCATCACCGTTGGCTCGATCGTCGAGGTCTATGTTGACCGCGTCGAAAACGCCGCTGGCGAAGCCGTGCTGTCGCGCGAGAAGGCTCGCCGCGAAGAGAGCTGGGTCAAGCTCGAAGAAATGTACAACAACAATGAGCGCGTTGAAGGCACCATCTTCAACCAGGTCAAGGGTGGTTTCACCGTCGACCTCGAAGGCGCCATTGCCTTCCTGCCGCGTTCGCAGGTCGATATCCGCCCGATCCGCGATATCGCGCCGCTCATGAACGTGCCGCAGCCGTTCCAGATTCTGAAGATGGACAAGCGTCGCGGCAATATCGTTGTCTCGCGTCGTGCCATCCTCGAAGAATCGCGTGCTGAACAGCGTTCGGAAATCGTCCAGCAGCTCGAAGAGGGCCAGGTTGTCGACGGCGTGGTCAAGAACATCACCGACTACGGTGCGTTCGTTGATCTCGGCGGCATCGACGGTCTGCTGCACGTCACCGACATCGCATGGCGTCGTGTGAACCACCCGTCCGAAGTGCTGACGATCGGCGAGACCATCAAGGTCCAGATCGTTCGCATCAACCACGAGTCTCACCGTATCTCGCTCGGCATGAAGCAGCTTCAGGCCGATCCGTGGGATGGCATCGAAGCCAAGTACCCGATCGAAGCCAAGTTCACCGGCCGCGTCACCAACATCACCGACTACGGTGCGTTCGTGGAACTGGAGCCGGGCATCGAAGGCCTGATCCACGTCTCCGAAATGAGCTGGACCAAGAAGAACGTCCACCCCGGCAAGATCGTCTCGACCTCCCAGGAAGTCGAAGTCGTCGTGCTTGAGGTCGATCCGGACAAGCGCCGTATCTCGCTCGGTCTCAAGCAGACCCTGCAGAACCCGTGGGAATCCTTCGCCGAGAAGTTCCCCGTCGGTTCGGTCATCGAAGGCGAAGTCAAGAACAAGACCGAATTCGGTCTGTTCATCGGCCTCGACGGCGATGTCGACGGCATGGTCCACCTTTCGGACCTCGACTGGCAGAAGTCGGGCGAAATCGCTCTGGAAGACTACAACCGCGGTGACATGGTTTCGGCCAAGGTCCTCGACGTTGACGTCGAAAAGGAACGCATCAGCCTCGGCATCAAGCAGCTCGCCACCGGCGAAGTTGCCGATACGGCCGGTTCTGAAGGCGGCATCAAGAAGGGTTCGGTCGTGACCGGTACCGTCATCGAAGTCAACGATGGGGGCATTGAAGTCCGTATCGCCGACAGCGAAATGACCGCCTTCATCCGTCGTGCTGATCTCAGCCGCGACCGCAACGACCAGCGTCCGGAGCGTTTCTCCAAGGGCGAAAAGGTCGACGCACGCGTCACCCAGTACGATCGCAAGACCCAGCGCATCCAGCTGTCGATCAAGGCACTCGAGATCGCCGAGGAAAAGGAAGCCGTGGCTGCCTATGGTTCGTCGGATTCGGGCGCTTCGC
- the aroA gene encoding 3-phosphoshikimate 1-carboxyvinyltransferase has translation MTDPLPTAVPLAAHGADPLTGRFATPGDKAISHRVLILAAMAVGRSSIEGLLEAEDVMATAAALRQLGVHIDRRDAGWEVQGQGTGGLLEPAGPLELGNSGTGARLLLGLLAPYAFAFTVNGGATLTRRPMQPLLDALAQTGVSVVSSDDGNLPVTLRGPLVPLPIDHVMAAPSEQIKSALLLAGLGIGGTTRIVELVPTRDHTEKLLAEFGAAITVTSDDAGVTTILLAGLPELAPRRVTVPGDPSSAAYAILAALIVPGSDLLVENVLVNPTRTGLIDTLLEMGGDIQFLNQREAGGEHVADLRVRSSRMKGVRVDAMHAAAMLDDIPALAIAAAYAQGETVIDGLAELRDQECDRLAATAAGLAANKVTVAEGDASLTIGGIGKVDGGGTVLTRHDHRIAMSFLVLGLASRHKVTVDDSTAIAASFPGFVDAMTALGARFEPVR, from the coding sequence ATGACCGATCCCCTGCCCACTGCCGTACCCCTCGCCGCCCACGGCGCCGACCCGCTGACCGGCCGCTTCGCCACCCCGGGCGACAAGGCCATCTCGCACCGCGTGCTGATCTTGGCGGCGATGGCTGTCGGGCGCTCCAGCATCGAGGGGCTGCTCGAAGCCGAGGACGTGATGGCGACCGCTGCGGCGCTGCGCCAGCTTGGCGTCCACATCGACCGGCGCGACGCCGGGTGGGAGGTGCAGGGCCAGGGGACCGGTGGCCTCCTGGAGCCGGCCGGTCCGCTCGAACTGGGCAATTCGGGCACCGGCGCCCGGCTGCTGCTGGGCCTGCTCGCACCCTATGCCTTTGCTTTCACCGTCAACGGCGGCGCCACGCTGACCCGGCGCCCGATGCAGCCCCTTCTGGATGCTCTGGCCCAGACCGGCGTCAGCGTGGTTTCCAGCGACGACGGCAACTTGCCGGTCACCCTGCGCGGCCCGCTCGTGCCGCTGCCGATCGATCACGTGATGGCTGCGCCTTCCGAGCAGATCAAATCGGCGCTGCTGCTGGCCGGCCTCGGCATTGGCGGCACCACCCGTATCGTCGAGTTGGTGCCGACCCGCGACCATACCGAAAAACTGTTGGCCGAATTCGGTGCCGCAATAACGGTCACATCGGACGATGCGGGGGTGACGACCATCCTCCTGGCTGGATTGCCCGAACTGGCCCCGCGCCGCGTAACGGTCCCGGGCGATCCGTCCTCTGCTGCCTATGCCATCCTCGCGGCACTGATCGTGCCGGGGTCTGACCTGCTGGTCGAGAACGTGCTGGTCAATCCCACGCGCACCGGACTCATCGATACGCTGCTCGAAATGGGCGGCGACATCCAGTTCCTCAACCAGCGCGAGGCGGGCGGCGAACATGTCGCCGACCTCCGCGTGCGCTCTTCGCGCATGAAGGGGGTGCGCGTCGACGCCATGCATGCCGCAGCCATGCTCGACGATATTCCCGCGCTCGCCATCGCCGCCGCCTACGCACAGGGCGAAACCGTCATTGATGGCCTCGCCGAACTGCGCGACCAGGAATGCGACCGTCTGGCCGCGACGGCAGCCGGGCTCGCTGCCAACAAGGTCACCGTCGCCGAAGGGGATGCCAGCCTCACCATTGGCGGCATCGGTAAGGTGGATGGCGGCGGCACCGTATTGACGCGGCACGATCATCGCATCGCCATGAGCTTTCTGGTGCTCGGGCTCGCCAGCCGCCACAAGGTGACGGTCGACGATAGCACCGCAATTGCCGCGAGTTTTCCCGGTTTCGTCGATGCCATGACAGCGCTCGGCGCACGCTTCGAGCCGGTCCGCTAG
- a CDS encoding MYG1 family protein, whose product MSPDFLVTHSGGFHADELLSSVVLTRLFPQARIVRSRAPEWITPGADRIIYDVGGAYDADAGIFDHHQRGAPLRDDDQPYSSFGLVWKHFGRDYLAAIGLPEAHIETLHAGFDTNFVLPVDLVDNGAVSPSGPLAGLTLPVLLETLKPVFDEADPEAETRAFHTALAIARSFVEARITQSAAKLRAEGIVRQAIADAGPRKILELPMGMPFRPAIVKAGADHLLFVVHPRDKDWCLTTIRRSDDGFEVRADLPAAWAGLTDADLETASGVAGASFCHNGRFIAAAKTREAAMALAELAVREAEAIG is encoded by the coding sequence ATGTCCCCTGACTTTCTTGTCACCCACTCAGGTGGCTTCCACGCTGACGAATTGCTGTCCAGCGTGGTGCTGACCCGCCTTTTTCCGCAGGCGCGTATCGTGCGCAGCCGGGCGCCGGAGTGGATCACGCCGGGTGCAGATCGCATCATCTATGATGTGGGTGGGGCCTACGACGCCGACGCGGGGATATTCGATCATCACCAGCGCGGCGCGCCGCTGCGGGATGACGATCAACCGTACAGTTCGTTCGGGCTGGTGTGGAAGCATTTCGGCCGCGATTACCTGGCCGCAATTGGGCTGCCCGAAGCCCATATCGAAACGCTGCATGCCGGGTTCGACACTAATTTCGTGCTGCCCGTCGACCTCGTCGACAATGGCGCGGTGAGCCCGTCCGGCCCGCTGGCCGGCCTGACGCTGCCGGTTCTGCTGGAAACGCTGAAGCCCGTCTTCGACGAGGCTGATCCCGAGGCCGAAACCCGAGCATTTCACACCGCCCTCGCCATTGCCCGCAGCTTTGTCGAGGCCAGGATCACCCAGAGCGCCGCGAAATTGCGGGCCGAGGGCATTGTGCGGCAGGCGATCGCCGATGCCGGCCCTCGCAAGATACTCGAATTGCCGATGGGCATGCCATTCCGCCCGGCCATCGTGAAGGCTGGTGCCGATCACCTGCTCTTTGTGGTCCATCCGCGTGACAAGGACTGGTGCCTGACCACGATTCGCCGCAGCGACGATGGCTTCGAGGTGCGGGCCGATCTGCCCGCTGCCTGGGCCGGACTGACCGATGCCGATCTCGAAACCGCCAGCGGTGTTGCCGGCGCCAGCTTCTGCCATAACGGGCGCTTTATCGCCGCCGCCAAAACCCGCGAGGCGGCAATGGCATTGGCCGAACTCGCGGTGCGCGAGGCCGAGGC
- a CDS encoding (d)CMP kinase: protein MIIAVDGPAASGKGTLASGLARHYGLPYLDTGLLYRAVGRAVASEEDKPGFEAAAIAAAKALDASHLIDIAELGSARSGVLASKVAVIGAVRTALFDYQRNFATQPGGAVLDGRDIGTKICPEADVKLFIQADSKARMERRARQLESRGLVVDRYALYHQIEERDARDMANPNGGFYKADDAHLLDTTLLDIEAALRAAIAIVDGTMARKAGR, encoded by the coding sequence ATGATCATTGCCGTCGACGGACCAGCCGCATCGGGCAAGGGCACCCTGGCATCCGGCCTCGCTCGGCATTATGGCCTGCCCTATCTCGATACCGGCCTGCTGTACCGCGCTGTCGGCCGCGCCGTGGCTTCCGAAGAGGACAAACCCGGCTTCGAGGCCGCAGCGATTGCCGCAGCAAAGGCGCTCGACGCCAGCCACCTGATCGACATTGCCGAACTGGGCTCGGCCCGCTCAGGCGTGTTGGCCAGCAAGGTCGCGGTGATCGGCGCCGTGCGCACGGCCCTGTTCGACTACCAGCGCAATTTCGCCACCCAGCCCGGCGGCGCCGTGCTCGATGGACGCGATATCGGCACCAAGATCTGCCCCGAGGCTGACGTAAAACTCTTCATCCAGGCCGATAGCAAGGCCCGCATGGAGCGTCGGGCCCGCCAACTTGAATCCCGCGGCCTGGTAGTTGACCGCTACGCGCTCTACCACCAGATAGAGGAGCGGGACGCCCGCGACATGGCCAATCCCAATGGCGGCTTCTACAAAGCTGATGACGCGCACTTGCTCGACACCACGCTTCTCGATATAGAGGCCGCACTCCGCGCAGCCATCGCGATTGTCGATGGGACCATGGCGCGCAAGGCAGGGCGATAA
- a CDS encoding TIGR02300 family protein — protein sequence MASSERGTKRTDPDTGKKFYDLNMDPIVSPYTGKSYPRSYFEQVLAGKPSPTTARKVDDEDETEEEEEVEDVAAPEIVSLEDADAEEAGDEEIPETDDVEVDEELGDDDEDVFLEEEDEDDELGFDVGGDEER from the coding sequence ATGGCCAGTTCCGAACGCGGCACCAAACGGACCGATCCCGATACGGGCAAGAAGTTCTACGATCTCAACATGGATCCGATCGTCTCGCCTTATACCGGCAAGAGCTATCCGCGCTCCTATTTCGAGCAGGTTCTCGCCGGCAAGCCTTCTCCCACGACTGCCCGCAAGGTGGATGACGAGGACGAGACGGAAGAAGAAGAGGAAGTCGAGGACGTCGCAGCGCCCGAGATCGTTTCGCTCGAGGATGCCGACGCCGAGGAAGCCGGCGACGAGGAAATTCCCGAGACCGACGATGTCGAGGTGGATGAAGAGCTCGGCGACGACGACGAGGACGTGTTCCTCGAAGAAGAAGACGAAGACGACGAACTCGGCTTTGACGTTGGTGGCGACGAAGAGCGTTGA